In Streptomyces sp. NBC_00306, a single genomic region encodes these proteins:
- a CDS encoding MFS transporter yields MLRTYREVVALTGPLLPVISFLGRLPTAMCQFGSLLLVAETSGSLAAAGLVGGALAGGQTVGGPLLGRAADRRGQRGVVLAAALANAVAVTALVLAALGDAGTALLVLLGALAGATVPQIGPLARSRSVALARGSGADDRVTGAVLSFEGTLDEVSFVLGPALVGIAAALAHPAAALLMAAALLAVCGTAFALHPTAARTGATAAPAPSRAKPRLSGAVHGLRIAMVLQGAMFGASQAGITALTDRLGRPEQAALVYAAMGVMSAAAGLAMAALPQSLGLTTRWRVSTAALVVLSAPLLFVDSLGALYAVVTVLGVAYAPQLITVFALTERGVPAARLAECMAFLTSGVVAGQAAAVMLSGALAESGGPAAAFAVAVAAAALCAVLSWTVRTGAPATTERAEPVESSAR; encoded by the coding sequence ATGCTCCGCACGTATCGCGAGGTCGTGGCCCTCACCGGGCCGCTGCTGCCGGTCATCTCCTTCCTCGGGCGACTGCCCACGGCGATGTGCCAGTTCGGCAGTCTGCTGCTGGTCGCGGAGACCAGTGGCAGCCTCGCGGCCGCGGGACTCGTCGGGGGAGCGCTGGCGGGGGGCCAGACGGTGGGTGGCCCCCTGCTCGGCCGTGCGGCGGACCGCCGCGGCCAGCGGGGCGTCGTGCTCGCCGCCGCTCTCGCCAACGCGGTCGCGGTGACCGCACTCGTGCTCGCCGCCCTCGGCGACGCCGGAACAGCCCTGCTGGTGCTCCTCGGTGCTCTCGCGGGCGCGACGGTGCCGCAGATCGGTCCGCTGGCCCGCAGCCGCTCGGTGGCCCTGGCCCGCGGCTCCGGCGCTGACGACCGGGTGACCGGCGCGGTGCTCTCCTTCGAGGGCACCCTCGACGAGGTGTCGTTCGTCCTCGGTCCCGCGCTCGTCGGCATCGCCGCCGCCCTCGCCCATCCGGCGGCCGCGCTGCTGATGGCCGCGGCGCTGCTGGCGGTGTGCGGCACGGCCTTCGCCCTGCATCCGACGGCCGCACGGACCGGAGCCACGGCCGCACCGGCCCCGTCCCGTGCAAAGCCCCGGCTGTCCGGCGCCGTCCACGGGCTGCGGATCGCGATGGTCCTCCAGGGCGCCATGTTCGGCGCCTCGCAGGCCGGCATCACCGCACTGACGGACCGGCTCGGACGTCCGGAACAAGCGGCCCTGGTCTATGCGGCCATGGGAGTGATGAGCGCGGCGGCCGGCCTCGCCATGGCCGCCCTCCCGCAGAGCCTCGGGCTCACCACCCGCTGGCGGGTCTCGACCGCCGCGCTGGTCGTCCTGTCGGCGCCCCTGCTGTTCGTGGACTCGCTCGGCGCTCTGTACGCGGTGGTGACCGTGCTCGGCGTCGCGTACGCGCCTCAGCTGATCACGGTCTTCGCCCTGACCGAGCGCGGTGTCCCGGCCGCCCGGCTCGCCGAATGCATGGCCTTCCTGACGAGCGGTGTCGTCGCCGGTCAGGCCGCGGCCGTCATGCTGTCCGGCGCGCTCGCGGAGTCCGGCGGCCCGGCTGCGGCCTTCGCCGTGGCGGTGGCGGCCGCCGCCCTGTGCGCCGTGCTGTCGTGGACGGTACGGACCGGGGCACCGGCGACGACGGAGCGGGCGGAGCCCGTGGAGAGCTCCGCCCGCTGA
- a CDS encoding 3'-5' exonuclease: MAWHGEPLVGFDLETTGTEPLEARIVTAAVVEVRAGEPVDRRVWLADPGILIPAQASAIHGISSERATSEGRPAREVAEEVASTLCGYWARGVPVVAYNAAFDLTLLTAELRRHGLASLSDRLDGRPIGPVIDPYTIDRAVDRYRKGKRNLEAVCGEYGVLLDTAHDATSDALAAVRVACALAQRHVPVASLTPEQLHERQIEWYAQWATDFEAFLRRKGSADATVDASWPLREVAPTGS, from the coding sequence ATGGCTTGGCACGGGGAACCGCTGGTCGGCTTCGACCTGGAGACGACGGGCACGGAGCCGCTGGAGGCCCGGATCGTAACGGCCGCGGTCGTCGAGGTCCGGGCGGGGGAGCCGGTGGACCGGCGGGTGTGGCTCGCGGACCCGGGCATCCTCATCCCCGCACAGGCCTCGGCGATCCACGGCATCAGCAGTGAGCGGGCGACCTCGGAAGGACGTCCGGCGCGCGAGGTGGCCGAGGAGGTCGCCTCGACGCTGTGCGGGTACTGGGCGCGGGGCGTGCCGGTGGTCGCGTACAACGCCGCGTTCGATCTGACGCTGCTGACGGCCGAGTTGCGCCGGCACGGGCTGGCGTCGCTGAGCGACCGGCTGGACGGCCGGCCCATCGGCCCGGTGATCGACCCGTACACCATCGACCGCGCCGTCGACCGCTACCGCAAGGGGAAGCGAAATCTGGAGGCGGTGTGCGGAGAGTACGGCGTGCTGCTCGACACCGCCCACGACGCGACCTCCGACGCGCTGGCGGCCGTGCGGGTGGCGTGCGCGCTGGCTCAGCGTCATGTGCCGGTGGCGTCGCTGACGCCGGAGCAGCTGCATGAGCGTCAGATCGAGTGGTACGCACAGTGGGCGACGGACTTCGAGGCCTTCCTGCGGCGCAAGGGGAGCGCGGACGCGACGGTGGACGCGTCCTGGCCCCTGCGGGAGGTTGCACCGACGGGCTCCTGA
- a CDS encoding YceI family protein has protein sequence MTAAQQIPDLTPATWTIDPVHSSVGFSVRHLMVSKVRGSFERFSGEITIAEDPLLSSARVEIDMSSIDTRNEDRDNDLRSTNFFESDRYPVMTFVTTGVRGSGTDYTVTGDLTIKGTTRPVELDVEYNGVQVDSPLGTRAGFAATTEISRKEFGITFDMPLEGGGTVVGDKIKIDLDIQAVLQA, from the coding sequence ATGACCGCTGCACAGCAGATCCCGGACCTCACCCCCGCCACGTGGACCATCGACCCCGTCCACTCCTCGGTGGGCTTCTCGGTACGCCACCTGATGGTGTCCAAGGTCCGCGGCAGCTTCGAGAGATTCTCCGGCGAGATCACCATCGCCGAGGACCCGCTGCTCTCCTCCGCACGCGTGGAGATCGACATGTCCTCGATCGACACCCGCAACGAGGACCGCGACAACGACCTGCGCAGCACCAACTTCTTCGAGAGCGACCGCTATCCGGTCATGACCTTCGTGACGACCGGCGTGCGCGGCTCCGGCACGGACTACACGGTCACCGGCGACCTCACCATCAAGGGCACCACCCGTCCGGTGGAGCTCGACGTCGAGTACAACGGTGTCCAGGTCGACAGCCCCCTGGGCACCCGGGCCGGGTTCGCCGCCACGACCGAGATCAGCCGCAAGGAGTTCGGCATCACCTTCGACATGCCCCTCGAGGGCGGCGGTACCGTCGTCGGCGACAAGATCAAGATCGACCTCGACATCCAGGCCGTGCTCCAGGCCTGA
- the glgX gene encoding glycogen debranching protein GlgX — MQVWPGQAYPLGATYDGAGTNFAVYSEAAQRIELCLLHDDGSETAVELRETDAFVRHAYLPGVMPGQRYGFRVHGPYEPERGQRCNSAKLLLDPYARAISGSIDWGESVYGYHFGKPDSRNDLDSAPNTMTSVVVNPYFDWGDDRSPRTDYHRTVIYEAHVKGLTMLHPELPQELRGTYAGLAHPAVLSHLTELGVTTLELMPVHQFVNDHRLVDAGLNNYWGYNTIGFFAPHNAYASWGDRGEQVLEFKQAVRALHQAGIEVILDVVYNHTAEGNHLGPTLSFRGLDNASYYRLTDDRRYYMDTTGTGNSLLMRSPHVLQLIMDSLRYWVTEMHVDGFRFDLAATLARQFHEVDRLSSFFDLVQQDPVVSQVKLIAEPWDVGEGGYQVGNFPPLWTEWNGKYRDTVRDLWRGEPRTLAEFASRLTGSSDLYQDDGRRPLASINFTTCHDGFTLHDLVSYNDKHNDANGEGNRDGESHNRSWNCGTEGDTDDPEVVELRDRQMRNFIATLMLSQGVPMLSHGDEFARTQGGNNNAYCQDNEVSWVQWPEPGTDTDGTLLAFTRAMVWLRRDHPVFRRRRFFHGRPVEGTHDELSDIAWFTPEGEEMTQRDWQAAHAKALSVFLNGHAISEPGPRGERIGDDSFLLMFNASAEELDFAVPVNHGRQWQVVVDTARKEGVPPGEGPKVAAGERVKLVGRSLTVLRRPA; from the coding sequence ATGCAGGTCTGGCCGGGACAGGCGTATCCGCTCGGCGCCACGTACGACGGCGCCGGCACCAACTTCGCGGTGTACTCCGAAGCCGCACAGCGCATCGAGCTGTGCTTGCTGCACGACGACGGATCAGAAACGGCGGTGGAGCTGCGCGAGACGGACGCCTTCGTGCGGCACGCGTATCTGCCGGGTGTGATGCCGGGTCAGCGGTACGGCTTCCGGGTGCACGGCCCATACGAACCGGAGCGGGGGCAGCGCTGCAATTCCGCCAAGCTGCTCCTCGACCCGTACGCGCGTGCGATAAGCGGAAGCATCGACTGGGGCGAATCGGTGTACGGCTACCACTTCGGCAAGCCGGACTCCCGCAACGACCTGGACTCCGCGCCGAACACGATGACGTCGGTCGTGGTCAACCCGTACTTCGACTGGGGCGACGACCGGTCCCCCCGGACGGACTATCACCGGACGGTGATCTACGAGGCCCATGTGAAGGGCCTGACGATGCTCCATCCGGAGCTGCCGCAGGAGCTGCGCGGCACCTACGCGGGGCTCGCGCACCCGGCGGTCCTCTCGCATCTGACCGAGCTCGGGGTGACGACGCTCGAACTGATGCCGGTGCATCAGTTCGTCAACGACCACCGGCTGGTGGACGCCGGTCTCAACAACTACTGGGGCTACAACACCATCGGCTTCTTCGCCCCGCACAACGCCTACGCCTCCTGGGGCGACCGCGGTGAGCAGGTGCTGGAGTTCAAGCAGGCGGTGCGGGCCCTGCACCAGGCCGGTATCGAGGTCATCCTCGACGTCGTCTACAACCACACGGCCGAGGGCAATCACCTCGGCCCCACGCTGTCCTTCCGGGGCCTCGACAACGCCTCGTACTACCGGCTCACCGACGACCGCCGCTACTACATGGACACCACGGGCACCGGGAACTCGCTGCTGATGCGCAGCCCCCATGTGCTCCAGCTGATCATGGACTCGCTGCGGTACTGGGTGACCGAGATGCACGTCGACGGGTTCCGCTTCGACCTGGCGGCCACGCTGGCCCGTCAGTTCCACGAGGTGGACCGGCTGTCGTCCTTCTTCGACCTGGTGCAGCAGGACCCGGTGGTCAGCCAGGTGAAGCTGATCGCCGAGCCGTGGGACGTGGGCGAGGGCGGCTACCAGGTGGGGAACTTCCCGCCGCTGTGGACCGAGTGGAACGGCAAGTACCGCGACACCGTGCGGGACCTGTGGCGGGGCGAGCCGCGCACGCTCGCCGAGTTCGCCTCCCGGCTGACCGGCTCGTCCGACCTCTACCAGGACGACGGCCGACGGCCGCTCGCCTCGATCAACTTCACCACCTGCCACGACGGCTTCACCCTGCACGACCTCGTCTCGTACAACGACAAGCACAACGACGCCAACGGCGAGGGCAACCGCGACGGCGAGAGCCACAACCGGTCCTGGAACTGCGGCACCGAGGGCGACACCGACGACCCCGAGGTCGTGGAGCTGCGGGACCGTCAGATGCGCAACTTCATCGCGACGCTGATGCTCTCCCAGGGTGTGCCGATGCTCAGCCACGGCGACGAGTTCGCCCGCACCCAGGGCGGCAACAACAACGCCTACTGCCAGGACAACGAGGTGTCCTGGGTGCAGTGGCCCGAGCCGGGCACGGACACGGACGGCACACTGCTCGCCTTCACCCGGGCGATGGTGTGGCTGCGCCGCGACCACCCGGTGTTCCGCCGCCGGCGCTTCTTCCACGGCCGTCCGGTGGAGGGGACGCACGACGAGCTCTCGGACATCGCCTGGTTCACGCCCGAGGGCGAAGAGATGACCCAGCGGGACTGGCAGGCGGCGCACGCCAAGGCGCTGTCCGTCTTCCTGAACGGGCACGCCATCTCGGAGCCCGGGCCCCGGGGCGAACGGATCGGCGACGACTCGTTCCTGCTGATGTTCAACGCCAGCGCCGAGGAGCTGGACTTCGCGGTGCCGGTGAACCACGGCCGGCAGTGGCAGGTGGTGGTGGACACCGCCCGCAAGGAGGGCGTCCCGCCGGGCGAGGGCCCGAAGGTGGCGGCCGGTGAACGGGTGAAGCTGGTGGGCCGGAGCCTGACGGTGCTGCGCCGGCCGGCCTGA
- a CDS encoding SAV2148 family HEPN domain-containing protein: MSSGGLELPPGDASHEGDSAEVPPGAVSLARPMEIGAELDWGADAWSEVRTRAQRAGRAYIWLNLVEQRLRAVVAAVLRPIYEPVHGDDWVVAAAGPAGQEWVQRAVAVREVSRRKGYLLDPADDNVLSFLTLPQLRELMVQHWPCFEPYFDDRRDVELALDELEVARNVVSRNRALNEAVLAQAERASARLLEILGSGAGVPSADRLPVDAVEELVGDRYADVVSVHPDRVRLQRQLPAEDLFGGARRLDAIGIGLNLLVQNFSGRRLVRLAESGCRIRLLFLNPASSAVKRRERELGIRKGELSRTVEMNILHMRRVRSRLRDPGAFEIHVFDETPRFTAYLVDGDGADGLAVIQSYLRKARGMEAPVLVLRGGGRAVVRAGNDTENGLFQTYREEFESVWADSRPVS; encoded by the coding sequence GTGAGCTCGGGAGGGCTGGAGCTACCCCCAGGTGACGCGAGTCACGAGGGGGACTCCGCCGAGGTCCCGCCAGGAGCGGTCTCCCTCGCCAGGCCGATGGAGATCGGGGCGGAACTGGACTGGGGCGCGGACGCCTGGAGCGAGGTGCGTACGCGCGCGCAACGGGCCGGACGGGCCTACATCTGGCTGAATCTGGTGGAGCAGCGGCTGCGGGCCGTGGTGGCCGCGGTGCTGCGCCCGATCTACGAACCGGTGCACGGCGACGACTGGGTGGTGGCCGCGGCCGGGCCCGCCGGGCAGGAGTGGGTGCAGCGGGCCGTCGCCGTACGCGAGGTCTCCCGTCGCAAGGGCTATCTGCTGGACCCCGCCGACGACAATGTCCTCTCCTTTCTCACCCTGCCCCAGCTGCGCGAGCTGATGGTCCAGCACTGGCCCTGCTTCGAGCCCTACTTCGACGACCGGCGCGACGTCGAGCTCGCGCTGGACGAGCTGGAGGTGGCGCGCAACGTCGTCTCCCGCAACCGCGCCCTGAACGAGGCGGTGCTCGCCCAGGCGGAGCGCGCCTCGGCGCGGCTGCTGGAGATACTCGGCAGCGGCGCCGGCGTCCCCTCCGCCGACCGGCTCCCGGTCGACGCGGTCGAGGAGCTCGTCGGCGACCGGTACGCGGACGTCGTCTCCGTCCACCCTGACCGGGTACGGCTCCAGCGCCAGCTGCCGGCCGAGGACCTGTTCGGCGGCGCGCGCCGGCTCGACGCCATCGGGATAGGCCTGAACCTCCTCGTCCAGAACTTCTCCGGCCGCCGGCTGGTCCGCCTCGCCGAGTCGGGCTGCCGCATCCGCCTCCTCTTCCTGAACCCGGCCAGCAGCGCGGTCAAGCGGCGCGAGCGGGAACTGGGCATCAGAAAGGGCGAATTGAGCCGCACGGTGGAGATGAACATCCTCCATATGCGCCGGGTGCGCTCCCGGCTGCGTGACCCCGGGGCCTTCGAGATCCACGTCTTCGACGAGACCCCGCGCTTCACCGCCTACCTCGTCGACGGCGACGGCGCCGACGGGCTCGCCGTCATCCAGTCCTATCTGCGCAAGGCGCGCGGCATGGAGGCGCCCGTCCTGGTGCTCCGCGGCGGGGGCCGGGCCGTGGTCCGCGCCGGCAACGACACCGAGAACGGTCTGTTCCAGACCTACCGCGAGGAGTTCGAGTCCGTCTGGGCGGACTCACGGCCCGTCTCCTGA
- the treY gene encoding malto-oligosyltrehalose synthase, whose amino-acid sequence MRPTATYRLQIQPDFPFTSAAAAVPYIAGLGVSHLHLSPVLEAVPGSTHGYDVVDPTRVREELGGEEGLRALARTAREHGLGLVLDIVPNHMAAVPRHNPALWEVLREGPLSPYAPWFDIDWEAGGGKVLLPVLGGRVGDELGSLKVEGDVLHYGEQRFPLRESTSHLPLPELLEAQWYRLGWWRLARTELNYRRFFTISDLIGVRVEDPDVFEATHSKILELVRDGVVEGLRIDHPDGLADPEGYLRRLDEATGGGCWTVVEKILTGDERLPAGWPVAGTTGYDALRQLDGLFTDPVGAGELVTLYREFAGPAGDRGGYWEATVRRAAYRVVTHELAAETAALTRLAERVCDRDTALRDHAPWALRTAIRELLVRVPVYRPYRVGGDEVLTVKAAASAKGAFAVPEEGTAVDVVRDLALGRLGDGPDHVAFRARFAQTSSALRAKSVEDTAFYRYVPLISANEVGGDPGSPAVAPEDFHAYCERLARDWPATGTVLTTHDTKRSSDVRARIAVLSECPDRWAAFVQQITEEAGRLEGGRAPDPHLAWVAWQTAVGFGFPYEGRLREALLKSVREAALHTTWTEPDEAYEKAVADFVEAGPEGPPLYSVAQFARELDPFVRANVLGSALLQLTMPGVPDLYQRTEGEFLALVDPDNRYPFGEAVPNEKTALTRVALLLRRERPEAFGESGTYVPLAASGPAAAHCVAFCRTGEVVTAVTRLSKRLSAAGGWEGTELSLPPGRWADLLDGAREFDGGAVPLDTLFADRPVALLSRTAVREGSEGSG is encoded by the coding sequence ATGAGGCCCACCGCCACGTACCGGCTCCAGATCCAGCCGGACTTCCCGTTCACGTCCGCCGCGGCAGCAGTGCCGTACATCGCCGGACTCGGCGTCTCGCATCTGCATCTGTCGCCGGTGCTGGAAGCCGTGCCCGGCTCGACGCACGGGTACGACGTCGTCGATCCGACCCGGGTGCGTGAGGAGCTGGGCGGTGAGGAGGGCCTGCGGGCGCTCGCCCGCACGGCACGCGAGCACGGTCTCGGGCTCGTCCTGGACATCGTGCCGAACCACATGGCGGCCGTCCCACGGCACAACCCCGCCCTGTGGGAGGTGCTGCGGGAGGGACCGCTCTCCCCGTACGCGCCGTGGTTCGACATCGACTGGGAGGCCGGCGGCGGGAAGGTGCTGCTGCCGGTGCTCGGCGGGCGGGTCGGCGACGAGCTCGGCTCCCTGAAGGTCGAGGGGGATGTGCTGCACTACGGGGAGCAGCGCTTCCCGCTGCGCGAGTCGACGTCACACCTTCCGCTGCCCGAGCTGCTCGAAGCGCAGTGGTACCGGCTCGGCTGGTGGCGCCTCGCCCGCACCGAGCTCAACTACCGCCGCTTCTTCACGATTTCGGACCTGATCGGGGTCCGGGTCGAGGACCCGGACGTCTTCGAGGCCACGCACAGCAAGATCCTGGAGCTGGTGCGGGACGGTGTGGTGGAGGGGCTGCGAATCGACCATCCGGACGGGCTCGCCGACCCGGAGGGCTATCTGCGGCGGCTGGACGAGGCGACGGGCGGCGGGTGCTGGACCGTCGTCGAGAAGATCCTGACCGGTGACGAACGGCTGCCCGCAGGCTGGCCGGTGGCGGGCACGACGGGGTACGACGCGCTGCGGCAGCTGGACGGGCTGTTCACGGATCCGGTGGGCGCCGGGGAACTGGTCACGCTGTACCGGGAGTTCGCGGGCCCCGCGGGCGACCGCGGCGGGTACTGGGAGGCCACGGTGCGCCGCGCCGCGTACCGGGTGGTCACCCATGAACTGGCCGCCGAGACCGCCGCGCTGACCCGGCTGGCCGAGCGGGTGTGCGACCGGGATACAGCGCTGCGCGACCATGCGCCCTGGGCGCTGCGGACGGCGATCCGGGAACTGCTGGTGCGGGTGCCGGTCTACCGTCCGTACCGCGTCGGCGGGGACGAGGTGCTCACCGTGAAGGCGGCGGCGAGCGCCAAGGGCGCCTTCGCGGTCCCGGAGGAGGGCACCGCGGTCGACGTGGTGCGCGATCTGGCGCTCGGCCGGCTCGGCGACGGCCCCGACCACGTGGCCTTCCGTGCCCGCTTCGCACAGACGTCCTCGGCCCTGCGCGCCAAGTCCGTGGAGGACACGGCGTTCTACCGCTACGTCCCGCTGATCTCGGCCAACGAGGTCGGCGGTGACCCGGGCAGCCCGGCGGTCGCCCCCGAGGACTTCCACGCCTACTGCGAACGGCTGGCACGCGACTGGCCCGCCACCGGCACCGTGCTGACCACCCACGACACCAAGCGCAGCTCCGATGTGCGGGCCAGGATCGCGGTGCTGTCCGAGTGCCCGGACCGGTGGGCGGCGTTCGTGCAGCAGATCACCGAGGAGGCGGGCCGGCTGGAGGGCGGGCGGGCTCCCGATCCTCATCTGGCCTGGGTGGCATGGCAGACCGCCGTCGGCTTCGGGTTCCCCTACGAGGGGCGGCTGCGGGAGGCACTGCTCAAGAGCGTGCGGGAGGCGGCGCTGCACACCACCTGGACGGAGCCCGACGAGGCGTACGAGAAGGCCGTCGCCGACTTCGTGGAGGCGGGTCCCGAGGGGCCGCCGCTGTATTCGGTGGCGCAGTTCGCGCGTGAGCTGGACCCGTTCGTGCGGGCCAATGTGCTGGGGTCCGCGCTGCTCCAGCTGACGATGCCGGGGGTGCCCGACCTCTACCAGCGCACGGAGGGTGAGTTCCTGGCGCTGGTGGATCCGGACAACCGGTACCCGTTCGGCGAGGCCGTGCCGAACGAGAAGACGGCGCTGACCCGCGTGGCGCTGCTGCTGCGCCGGGAGAGGCCGGAGGCCTTCGGCGAATCGGGGACCTATGTGCCGCTGGCCGCCAGCGGTCCGGCCGCCGCGCACTGTGTGGCCTTCTGCCGTACGGGCGAGGTGGTCACGGCCGTCACCCGGCTCTCCAAGCGCCTGTCGGCGGCGGGCGGCTGGGAGGGGACGGAGTTGTCCCTGCCGCCGGGACGCTGGGCGGATCTGCTCGACGGGGCGCGGGAGTTCGACGGTGGCGCGGTGCCGCTGGACACCCTGTTCGCGGACCGGCCCGTCGCGCTCCTCAGCCGCACGGCCGTACGAGAAGGCTCCGAGGGGAGCGGGTGA
- a CDS encoding carbohydrate ABC transporter permease, which produces MTSATAAPRSARRTDHGAWFLVLPALIPILVLSVGPLLYGISLAFTDSQAGRTEPTQWIGTLNFQDLLHDTLFWDSFRIGLLWAVGVTVPQFVLALGLALLLNQQLRLRWLARALAIIPWAMPEVVVGIMWRLVYNPDAGILNETIRDLGLGDGRDWLTGLATALPAVIVVGIWAGMPQTTVALLAGLQNTPHELHEAAALDGAGAWRRFRTVTWPALKPIALAITALNFIWNFNSFALVYVLTNGGPGGRTRLPMLFAYEEAFHYGQFGYAAAMGCVMVAVISVMLALYLVGRLKGGDE; this is translated from the coding sequence GTGACATCGGCGACCGCAGCGCCGCGGTCCGCGCGCAGGACGGACCATGGAGCCTGGTTCCTGGTCCTCCCGGCGCTGATCCCCATACTGGTGCTCAGCGTGGGGCCGCTGCTCTACGGCATCTCGCTGGCGTTCACGGACTCCCAGGCCGGACGCACCGAGCCGACCCAGTGGATCGGCACCCTCAACTTCCAGGACCTGCTCCACGACACGCTGTTCTGGGACTCCTTCAGAATCGGCCTGCTGTGGGCGGTCGGCGTGACGGTGCCGCAGTTCGTGCTGGCGCTCGGTCTCGCGCTGCTGCTGAACCAGCAGCTCCGGCTGCGCTGGCTGGCCCGCGCCCTCGCGATCATTCCCTGGGCGATGCCCGAGGTGGTCGTCGGCATCATGTGGCGTCTCGTCTACAACCCCGACGCGGGCATCCTCAACGAGACGATCCGCGATCTGGGACTCGGCGACGGACGCGACTGGCTGACCGGGCTGGCCACCGCCCTGCCCGCCGTGATCGTCGTCGGCATCTGGGCGGGCATGCCGCAGACCACCGTGGCCCTGCTCGCCGGACTGCAGAACACACCGCACGAACTGCACGAGGCAGCCGCCCTCGACGGCGCGGGCGCCTGGCGCCGGTTCCGCACGGTCACCTGGCCGGCGTTGAAGCCCATCGCCCTCGCGATCACCGCGCTCAACTTCATCTGGAACTTCAACTCGTTCGCGCTGGTGTACGTGCTCACCAACGGCGGGCCCGGAGGGCGCACCCGCCTCCCCATGCTCTTCGCCTACGAAGAGGCCTTCCACTACGGACAGTTCGGCTACGCCGCCGCCATGGGCTGTGTGATGGTCGCGGTCATCTCCGTGATGCTCGCCCTCTATCTCGTGGGACGGCTCAAGGGAGGGGACGAGTGA
- a CDS encoding phosphotransferase enzyme family protein, giving the protein MDETRAREVLRAAGLPADAALLALGENAVFSADDLVVKVGRSVGDETLQARAERELAIGVWLAEAGVPAVRPAEPRARRVEGHPVTLWHRLPDAVRPADATDLAGLLRQVHALPEPDFALPRRELLGGVERWLHLAGDAIDPADAAFLRERRDGFAAASAALTPHLPPGPIHGDALPRNVHVGPDGPVLVDLETFSGDFREHDLVVMALSRDRYGLGWEAYESFTEAYGWDVREWEGCEVLRGARETASCAWVAQHAPTNEAARLEFGRRVESLRTATPDVRWYPF; this is encoded by the coding sequence ATGGACGAGACGAGGGCACGTGAGGTGCTGAGGGCCGCCGGACTGCCCGCCGACGCGGCGCTGCTGGCGCTCGGCGAGAACGCGGTCTTCTCGGCGGACGACCTGGTCGTGAAGGTCGGCCGGAGCGTCGGCGACGAGACCCTTCAGGCGCGGGCGGAACGCGAACTGGCCATCGGCGTCTGGCTCGCGGAGGCGGGGGTGCCCGCGGTACGGCCCGCGGAGCCGCGGGCACGGCGGGTCGAAGGGCATCCGGTGACGCTCTGGCACCGCCTCCCCGACGCGGTACGCCCGGCCGACGCGACGGACCTCGCCGGTCTGCTGCGTCAGGTGCACGCGCTGCCCGAGCCGGACTTCGCGCTGCCGCGACGGGAGCTGCTCGGCGGGGTCGAGCGGTGGCTGCACCTGGCCGGGGATGCGATCGACCCGGCGGACGCGGCCTTTCTGCGGGAGCGGCGCGACGGTTTCGCGGCGGCGTCTGCCGCGCTCACTCCGCACCTGCCGCCCGGGCCGATCCACGGGGACGCACTGCCCCGCAATGTCCATGTGGGCCCGGACGGCCCGGTGCTGGTGGACCTGGAGACGTTCTCCGGCGACTTCCGCGAGCACGACCTGGTGGTGATGGCCCTGTCCAGGGACCGGTACGGCCTGGGGTGGGAGGCGTACGAGTCCTTCACCGAGGCGTACGGGTGGGATGTGCGGGAGTGGGAGGGGTGCGAGGTGCTGCGGGGCGCACGGGAGACGGCGAGCTGTGCGTGGGTGGCGCAGCACGCGCCGACGAACGAGGCGGCGCGGCTGGAGTTCGGCCGCAGGGTGGAGTCCCTGCGGACGGCCACGCCGGACGTCCGCTGGTACCCCTTCTGA
- a CDS encoding carbohydrate ABC transporter permease, which yields MTTLRTGRAGRAGQYAALACYLVFLAFPFLWLISTAFKPPRELGSLHPTWIPENPTLDNFRQAFDEQPLLQAAGNSLIAAVSASVIAVLIATPMAYVMARNRSKLSTAATGWVVVSQAFPFVLVIIPLFLILKNLHLINTLAGLIMVYVVWALPFALWMLVGYVRAVPRELEEAAAVDGAGRLRTLVSVTAPLLAPGIVATALFAFITAWNEFFFALVLLKTPEKQTLPVVLTHFLGAEGAADLGPLAAAAFLATLPSLVLFAVIQKRITGGMLAGAVKS from the coding sequence GTGACCACGCTCCGTACCGGCAGGGCCGGCCGCGCGGGACAGTACGCCGCACTGGCCTGCTACCTCGTCTTTCTGGCCTTTCCCTTCCTCTGGCTGATCTCCACGGCCTTCAAGCCGCCGCGGGAACTGGGCTCGCTCCACCCCACCTGGATCCCCGAGAACCCGACGCTCGACAACTTCCGTCAGGCTTTCGACGAACAGCCCCTGCTCCAGGCGGCCGGGAACAGCCTGATCGCCGCGGTGTCCGCCTCCGTGATCGCGGTGCTGATCGCGACCCCGATGGCGTACGTCATGGCCCGCAACCGCAGCAAGCTCTCCACGGCCGCCACCGGGTGGGTGGTGGTCAGCCAGGCGTTCCCGTTCGTCCTGGTGATCATTCCGCTGTTCCTGATCCTCAAGAACCTGCATCTGATCAACACCCTCGCCGGGCTGATCATGGTGTACGTCGTGTGGGCGCTGCCGTTCGCGCTCTGGATGCTCGTCGGATACGTACGGGCCGTGCCGCGCGAGCTGGAGGAAGCCGCGGCCGTCGACGGTGCGGGCCGGCTGCGCACGCTGGTGTCGGTCACCGCCCCTCTCCTGGCGCCGGGCATCGTCGCCACCGCGCTGTTCGCGTTCATCACCGCATGGAACGAGTTCTTCTTCGCGCTCGTCCTGCTCAAGACCCCGGAGAAGCAGACCTTGCCGGTCGTCCTGACGCACTTCCTCGGCGCGGAGGGGGCCGCCGATCTCGGGCCGCTCGCCGCCGCGGCGTTCCTCGCCACGCTTCCCTCGCTCGTCCTCTTCGCGGTCATCCAGAAGCGGATCACCGGCGGCATGCTGGCCGGGGCGGTGAAGTCCTGA